In the genome of Tursiops truncatus isolate mTurTru1 chromosome 21, mTurTru1.mat.Y, whole genome shotgun sequence, one region contains:
- the SPATA4 gene encoding spermatogenesis-associated protein 4 isoform X1, which translates to MAAAGLGGELLTLPTVPKSPSLAPRPAAPMRGRPKKCLVYPHPPKRSRVSPSVLRWLQGLDLSFFPRNINRDFSNGFLIAEIFTVHYPWDLKLSSFKNGTSLKVKLDNWAQLEKFLARKKLRLPKELIHGTIHCKAGVPEILIQEVYTLLTHREIKSIQDDLVNFTDYSYQMQLPLVSRSTASKSIKDNIRLSELIGNPNKLNNERKVEFLLLLQMLQRKLSRKLNPKWFEVKPTLGESTFSHGPAQACGCKCNSVVSKERVAPVCNGGNPLKEIHMKRAGKHSSDSMKPIRSEAWKGDPEERLSDGL; encoded by the exons ATGGCTGCCGCCGGTCTGGGAGGAGAGCTTTTGACACTGCCGACGGTACCCAAGTCACCGTCACTTGCGCCACGTCCAGCCGCTCCCATGCGAGGGAGGCCTAAGAAATGTCTGGTCTATCCGCATCCCCCGAAGAGGTCCCGCGTGTCTCCGTCGGTTCTGCGCTGGCTCCAGGGCCTGGATCTCAGCTTCTTCCCCAGAAACATCAACAG GGATTTTTCAAATGGCTTCCTGATAGCAGAAATATTCACTGTACACTACCCCTGGGACCTTAAATTGTCATCCTTTAAAAACGGAACGTCTTTAAAAGTCAAGTTGGATAACTGGGCGCAGTTGGAAAAG TTCCTGGCGAGAAAAAAACTTAGATTACCTAAAGAACTAATCCACGGAACAATTCATTGTAAAGCCGGAGTACCTGAAATACTGATACAGGAGGTGTACACCTTGTTAACACATCGAGA aattAAAAGTATCCAGGATGACCTTGTGAATTTCACAGACTACAGTTACCAGATGCAGTTGCCCCTGGTCTCCAGATCGACAGCTTCAAAGTCTATTAAAGATAACATTAGGTTATCAGAATTAATAGGCAATCCGAACAAGCTCAATAATGAACGTAAAGTAGAGTTCCTCCTCCTTTTACAAATGTTGCAAAGAAAATTGAGCAGAAAACTGAATCCAA aATGGTTTGAGGTCAAACCAACACTGGGAGAATCGACTTTCAGTCATGGTCCTGCCCAAGCCTGTGGGTGCAAATGTAATTCAGTCGTTTCGAAGGAAAGAGTTGCTCCTGTgt GTAATGGTGGCAATCCACTTAAAGAAATTCACATGAAGCGAGCTGGAAAACATTCTTCTGACTCTATGAAACCTATCAGATCAGAAGCATGGAAAGGGGACCCAGAAGAGCGCCTGTCTGATGGGCTTTGA
- the SPATA4 gene encoding spermatogenesis-associated protein 4 isoform X2, with the protein MAAAGLGGELLTLPTVPKSPSLAPRPAAPMRGRPKKCLVYPHPPKRSRVSPSVLRWLQGLDLSFFPRNINRDFSNGFLIAEIFTVHYPWDLKLSSFKNGTSLKVKLDNWAQLEKFLARKKLRLPKELIHGTIHCKAGVPEILIQEVYTLLTHREIKSIQDDLVNFTDYSYQMQLPLVSRSTASKSIKDNIRLSELIGNPNKLNNERKVEFLLLLQMLQRKLSRKLNPKWFEVKPTLGESTFSHGPAQACGCKCNSVVSKERVAPVMVAIHLKKFT; encoded by the exons ATGGCTGCCGCCGGTCTGGGAGGAGAGCTTTTGACACTGCCGACGGTACCCAAGTCACCGTCACTTGCGCCACGTCCAGCCGCTCCCATGCGAGGGAGGCCTAAGAAATGTCTGGTCTATCCGCATCCCCCGAAGAGGTCCCGCGTGTCTCCGTCGGTTCTGCGCTGGCTCCAGGGCCTGGATCTCAGCTTCTTCCCCAGAAACATCAACAG GGATTTTTCAAATGGCTTCCTGATAGCAGAAATATTCACTGTACACTACCCCTGGGACCTTAAATTGTCATCCTTTAAAAACGGAACGTCTTTAAAAGTCAAGTTGGATAACTGGGCGCAGTTGGAAAAG TTCCTGGCGAGAAAAAAACTTAGATTACCTAAAGAACTAATCCACGGAACAATTCATTGTAAAGCCGGAGTACCTGAAATACTGATACAGGAGGTGTACACCTTGTTAACACATCGAGA aattAAAAGTATCCAGGATGACCTTGTGAATTTCACAGACTACAGTTACCAGATGCAGTTGCCCCTGGTCTCCAGATCGACAGCTTCAAAGTCTATTAAAGATAACATTAGGTTATCAGAATTAATAGGCAATCCGAACAAGCTCAATAATGAACGTAAAGTAGAGTTCCTCCTCCTTTTACAAATGTTGCAAAGAAAATTGAGCAGAAAACTGAATCCAA aATGGTTTGAGGTCAAACCAACACTGGGAGAATCGACTTTCAGTCATGGTCCTGCCCAAGCCTGTGGGTGCAAATGTAATTCAGTCGTTTCGAAGGAAAGAGTTGCTCCT GTAATGGTGGCAATCCACTTAAAGAAATTCACATGA